The following are encoded together in the Lathyrus oleraceus cultivar Zhongwan6 chromosome 3, CAAS_Psat_ZW6_1.0, whole genome shotgun sequence genome:
- the LOC127126575 gene encoding uncharacterized protein LOC127126575 — MAGRNDAAMAAAMQAMAQAVQNLPNAGGDAGSRSLATFQRENPPVFKGKHDPDAALGWLKEIERIFRVMDCTPAQKVRYGTHMLAVEADDWWLETQERLTVAGEVITWDVFRREFLRKYYPEDVRGKKEIEFLELKQGNMSVTDYAAKFVELSKFYPHYTGAGAEFSKCIKFENGLRSEIKKAVGYQKIRIFTELVDSCRIFEEDNNAHYKIVSDRRGKQHQNRGKPYDAPAGKGKQRAAPAQRASGGGAPAGIVCFKCGQAGHKSNVCTAEVKRCFRCGKIGHAIADCKHKEVICFNCGE; from the coding sequence atggctggaaggaatgacgctgcaatggctgccgcaatgcaagcaatggcacaagctgtgcagaacttgccaaatgctggtggtgatgctggatcacgtagcttagcgacttttcagagagagaatccgccggtgtttaaggggaagcatgatccagatgcagccttgggatggttgaaagagattgagagaatcttccgtgttatggattgcactccagctcagaaggttcggtatggtactcacatgctagcagtcgaagctgatgactggtggctagagactcaagagaggttgaccgtggcaggtgaagtcattacttgggatgtattccgtagggaatttctgaggaagtattatccggaagatgtccgtggtaagaaagaaattgagttccttgagctgaagcaaggaaacatgtctgtcactgattatgctgcaaaatttgtggagctgtccaaattttatcctcattacactggtgctggtgctgaattttcaaagtgcatcaagtttgaaaacggattgcgctctgaaattaagaaggctgttgggtatcaaaagatacgcatttttactgaattggttgatagctgcaggatatttgaagaagacaataatgctcattacaagattgtcagtgaccgcagaggcaagcaacatcaaaatcgtggcaagccgtatgatgctccagctggaaaagggaagcaaagagctgctccggctcagagggctagtgggggaggtgctcctgctggtatagtttgcttcaaatgtggtcaggctggtcataagagtaatgtatgcactgctgaagtaaagaggtgttttcgctgtggtaagattggtcatgcaatagctgattgcaagcacaaggaagtgatttgttttaattgtggcgaa